From a single Chitinophaga sp. Cy-1792 genomic region:
- a CDS encoding HEAT repeat domain-containing protein has product MDYLTNLINRICDRSDQLHDSQTISWQALREAEQLANHAYIPTLYQFIENEPDKEKRRAAGYIIAQLARNTNEPEVIRFLIDRLRMEQDADMVTGIQQDLERGLPIPGYINIQPLLNNTLSNNANVRRSALLALRQTKNPAVEEWALQVLQRTVNEYDIYYIALLLHKIATRKSLQALKRLLEHSRQDIRSMAFATIADIEREKEVMFYTRNLMRGQLKTEAMEAIYKYGDENAIHAVINRVTDLLSKKRTNVPHLNIDAVKSGFTDLMLGMEYLWKFRTVKAEVRKTFSWIREKRSEYLLPEEQEWMQRNWQMT; this is encoded by the coding sequence ATGGATTATTTAACAAACCTAATCAACAGGATATGCGACCGCTCAGATCAGCTTCACGATTCTCAGACTATCAGCTGGCAGGCACTCAGAGAGGCAGAACAACTGGCCAACCACGCCTATATTCCGACCTTATATCAGTTTATTGAAAATGAACCAGATAAAGAAAAACGCCGGGCCGCAGGTTATATCATTGCCCAGTTAGCCCGTAATACCAATGAACCGGAAGTAATACGATTTCTTATCGACCGCCTGCGGATGGAGCAGGATGCCGATATGGTCACCGGTATTCAGCAGGACCTCGAACGTGGGTTGCCTATCCCCGGATATATCAATATTCAGCCATTACTGAATAATACCCTCAGCAATAACGCCAATGTGAGAAGGTCCGCCCTGCTGGCGCTGCGCCAGACGAAAAACCCGGCGGTGGAAGAATGGGCACTACAGGTTTTGCAACGTACTGTAAATGAGTATGATATATATTATATAGCGCTTTTGTTGCATAAAATAGCCACCCGTAAGAGCCTGCAGGCGCTGAAAAGGCTGCTGGAGCATTCCAGGCAGGATATCCGTAGTATGGCTTTCGCCACCATTGCAGATATAGAAAGAGAGAAAGAAGTGATGTTTTATACCCGTAACCTGATGCGCGGCCAGCTGAAAACAGAAGCGATGGAGGCTATTTACAAATACGGGGATGAAAATGCTATTCATGCGGTGATCAACCGCGTTACCGACCTTCTATCAAAAAAACGCACCAACGTACCTCACCTCAATATAGACGCAGTAAAAAGCGGTTTCACTGATCTTATGCTGGGTATGGAATATCTCTGGAAATTCAGGACAGTAAAGGCGGAAGTAAGAAAAACCTTCTCCTGGATCAGAGAAAAACGCTCCGAATATTTACTGCCGGAAGAGCAGGAATGGATGCAACGCAACTGGCAGATGACCTGA
- a CDS encoding DPP IV N-terminal domain-containing protein, producing MKKAFLVLLTGCLVNAWQNTYAQQRMYTMSEATNGLRMELAPERLKLFEWVPDEQAYTRAITGNGINAWVKYSVPSMKADTLLTAATLNQQLSGSRTFNSLPALHWINSTTAWFALGTQLYTVTPQNGKWTAATWCELPAGAENISVNNKSRQIAWTVNNNLFLRTADGQTHNVTSDSDINIVNGKSVHRDEFGINGGIFFSPNGDLLAFYRMDQRMVNDYPITDWSVTPAKANIIKYPMAGGTSHEVTLGVYQPSTQKTVFLKTGLPADHYLTCVTWAPDQQSVYIAILNREQNHLWLNQYSATTGELVKTLFEETDPKYVHPSHALAFVPGKNDQFIWYSDRDGYTHLYLYNTNGQLQRQLTKGNWVVNDILGFQAASNEVIVSTAKESPMEKHLYAVNLKTAAMRRIDDAAGWHEAQVSTDGNYVLDTYSSANVPAVAQVLGVKTKFKQQLIESADPLKAFNRPEIRNVTLKADDGTPLYGKLILPTDFDSTKKYPVIVYLYNGPNVQLIKNTYPASGNLWYEYMAQHGYVVFTMDGRGSANRGMAFEQATFRQLGTMEMNDQLQGVAYLKSLPYVNADKMGVHGWSFGGFMTTSLMLRHPDVFKVGVAGGPVIDWSMYEVMYTERYMDTPQENPQGYADNNLLTKTKNLKGHLLLIHGTNDDVVVWQHSIKFVKSCVDTGTQMDYFVYPGHLHNVLGKDRVHLMQKITDYFDLYLK from the coding sequence ATGAAAAAAGCGTTCCTGGTGCTTTTGACCGGATGTTTAGTGAATGCCTGGCAAAACACCTATGCCCAGCAGCGGATGTATACCATGTCGGAAGCTACTAACGGCCTTCGTATGGAGCTGGCTCCTGAAAGACTGAAACTCTTTGAATGGGTACCCGACGAACAAGCCTATACAAGAGCCATCACCGGCAACGGAATCAATGCCTGGGTGAAATACAGCGTTCCTTCCATGAAAGCAGACACCCTGCTTACTGCCGCTACACTTAACCAGCAGCTCTCCGGCTCCAGAACGTTTAACAGTCTGCCTGCCCTCCACTGGATCAATAGTACTACTGCCTGGTTTGCATTAGGCACACAGCTATATACCGTTACACCGCAAAATGGCAAATGGACAGCCGCCACCTGGTGTGAGCTGCCAGCCGGCGCCGAAAACATCAGCGTAAACAATAAATCCCGCCAGATCGCCTGGACCGTTAACAACAACCTTTTCCTGCGTACCGCTGATGGTCAGACACATAACGTTACCAGCGACAGCGATATCAACATTGTGAACGGCAAAAGCGTACACCGCGATGAATTTGGTATCAATGGCGGTATTTTCTTCTCGCCAAATGGCGATCTGCTGGCATTCTACCGCATGGACCAGCGCATGGTAAATGATTACCCGATTACCGACTGGTCGGTTACGCCTGCCAAAGCAAATATTATCAAATATCCCATGGCCGGTGGCACTTCTCATGAAGTAACACTGGGGGTATATCAGCCTTCTACCCAAAAAACAGTATTCCTGAAAACAGGCCTGCCTGCAGATCATTACCTGACCTGTGTTACCTGGGCCCCTGATCAGCAGTCCGTATACATCGCGATACTGAACCGCGAACAGAACCACCTCTGGTTAAATCAATACAGTGCCACTACCGGTGAGCTGGTAAAAACACTGTTTGAAGAAACCGATCCAAAATATGTGCACCCCAGCCATGCGCTGGCCTTTGTGCCTGGAAAAAATGACCAGTTTATCTGGTATTCTGACAGAGACGGCTATACGCACCTATATCTCTATAACACCAATGGCCAGTTACAGCGTCAGCTGACAAAAGGCAACTGGGTAGTAAACGATATCCTGGGATTCCAGGCGGCCTCCAATGAAGTAATTGTAAGCACTGCCAAGGAAAGTCCGATGGAAAAACACCTGTATGCTGTGAACCTGAAAACCGCTGCCATGCGTCGTATCGATGATGCTGCCGGCTGGCACGAAGCACAGGTAAGCACCGACGGTAATTATGTACTGGATACCTACAGTTCCGCCAATGTGCCTGCTGTGGCACAGGTGCTGGGTGTTAAAACAAAATTCAAACAACAACTGATCGAAAGCGCAGACCCGCTGAAAGCCTTTAATCGCCCGGAGATCAGAAACGTTACGCTTAAAGCCGACGATGGTACTCCGTTGTATGGCAAACTGATCCTGCCAACCGATTTTGATTCTACCAAAAAATACCCGGTGATTGTATATCTCTATAACGGACCTAATGTACAACTCATCAAAAATACCTATCCTGCCAGTGGTAACCTCTGGTATGAATACATGGCCCAGCATGGTTATGTCGTATTTACCATGGATGGCCGAGGCAGTGCCAACAGAGGAATGGCTTTTGAACAGGCTACTTTCCGTCAGTTGGGAACAATGGAAATGAATGATCAGCTGCAGGGTGTCGCCTATCTGAAATCATTGCCATATGTAAATGCTGATAAGATGGGTGTACATGGATGGAGCTTCGGTGGTTTCATGACTACTTCCCTGATGTTGCGTCATCCGGATGTTTTTAAAGTGGGAGTTGCCGGTGGTCCGGTGATCGACTGGAGCATGTATGAGGTGATGTATACAGAACGTTACATGGATACGCCGCAGGAAAATCCGCAGGGTTATGCCGATAATAACCTGCTGACCAAAACAAAAAATCTGAAAGGGCACCTGTTGTTAATTCATGGTACCAATGATGATGTGGTGGTTTGGCAGCATTCCATTAAGTTCGTGAAATCCTGTGTAGACACAGGTACGCAGATGGACTACTTCGTATATCCGGGACATTTACATAATGTGCTTGGAAAAGACAGGGTACACCTGATGCAGAAGATTACAGATTATTTCGATTTATATCTGAAATAA
- a CDS encoding RNA polymerase sigma-70 factor, which produces MYQPNTGEAVSFEEQFRLHYRLLCTAAYYVVNDAEAARDIVQDFFLYCWKKRDTIQLTHDFRSYALKAIRNASLNYIKQSDKMTLEETHVMERLLHKFPSTDVEEEERRNAALWAAISKMPEQRRRIFLMSTQEGKKYKEVAAALDISINTVKTQIKLSLQFLRKECAWMAKLITILITLWI; this is translated from the coding sequence ATGTATCAACCAAATACAGGTGAAGCCGTTTCATTTGAAGAACAGTTCAGGCTACACTATCGACTCCTATGCACAGCCGCTTATTATGTAGTGAACGATGCAGAAGCTGCCAGAGATATAGTACAGGACTTCTTTCTCTATTGCTGGAAAAAACGGGATACCATTCAGCTGACACACGATTTCAGGAGCTATGCCTTGAAAGCCATCAGAAATGCTTCGCTGAATTACATAAAGCAGTCGGATAAAATGACACTGGAGGAAACCCATGTGATGGAGCGGCTATTGCATAAATTTCCTTCGACGGATGTGGAGGAAGAAGAGCGGCGGAATGCAGCCTTATGGGCCGCCATATCGAAAATGCCGGAACAGCGGCGGCGGATTTTCCTGATGAGTACCCAGGAGGGAAAGAAATATAAAGAAGTGGCAGCCGCACTGGACATTTCTATCAATACAGTAAAAACGCAAATTAAATTGTCTTTGCAGTTTTTGAGAAAAGAATGTGCCTGGATGGCAAAATTAATCACCATACTGATAACCTTGTGGATATGA
- a CDS encoding FecR family protein translates to MNSKDNEMGIDWDKILDGMDDNHIPARLTPEELELLASAREMQARLGADQFAPEDGWALFEQQRKQKKVKIFNLLKVAAAVLLLIAGAGCWWMMSGSGHANKKVQLADQLPTTKVQLKLGDGKVITIDKDTQLLQSSMVKVDAGKNAIIYEAGNTAAAATIDTLDIPRGAQFFLQLADGTKVWLNAASRLIYPATFDQHTREVYVKGEAYFDVAPDKNHPFIVHAGDVDMKVLGTAFNVNNYTKDVVATLASGRIAVQKKTGSVLLEPGQQAVYSGTHGGIGTQWVEVSTYTAWKDGELFFDDATLADITTVLARTYDYDFHFENPAVANIRFTLDMNHTALLQDVLNKINQSDRKVKFEVNDRVVTVIYQP, encoded by the coding sequence ATGAATAGTAAGGATAATGAAATGGGGATAGACTGGGATAAGATCCTGGATGGGATGGATGACAACCATATCCCTGCACGCCTTACGCCGGAAGAGCTGGAGCTATTGGCTTCGGCAAGGGAAATGCAGGCCAGGCTGGGGGCGGACCAATTTGCGCCGGAAGACGGCTGGGCATTGTTTGAACAACAGCGTAAACAAAAGAAAGTAAAAATATTCAACCTGTTGAAAGTGGCTGCAGCGGTGTTGTTACTGATTGCTGGCGCCGGCTGCTGGTGGATGATGAGCGGATCCGGACATGCCAATAAAAAAGTACAGCTGGCAGACCAGCTGCCAACAACAAAGGTACAGCTGAAGCTGGGAGACGGAAAAGTGATCACCATAGATAAAGATACACAGCTGCTGCAAAGCAGTATGGTAAAAGTAGATGCCGGAAAGAACGCCATCATTTATGAAGCGGGGAATACCGCAGCTGCCGCCACCATCGATACGCTTGATATTCCTCGTGGTGCCCAGTTTTTTTTGCAACTGGCAGATGGAACAAAAGTATGGTTAAATGCAGCTTCCCGGCTGATTTACCCGGCAACTTTCGATCAGCATACAAGAGAGGTATATGTTAAGGGAGAGGCCTATTTTGATGTAGCACCTGATAAGAATCATCCGTTTATAGTACATGCAGGTGATGTAGATATGAAGGTTTTGGGAACTGCTTTTAACGTGAACAACTATACGAAAGATGTGGTGGCTACTTTGGCTAGCGGAAGAATAGCGGTACAGAAAAAAACGGGAAGCGTTTTGCTGGAGCCGGGACAACAGGCCGTTTACAGTGGAACACATGGTGGAATTGGTACACAGTGGGTAGAGGTAAGCACTTATACTGCCTGGAAGGATGGGGAGTTGTTTTTTGATGATGCCACTTTAGCAGATATCACTACTGTTTTAGCAAGAACCTATGACTATGATTTTCATTTTGAAAATCCGGCGGTGGCAAACATCAGGTTCACACTGGATATGAACCATACAGCGTTGTTGCAGGATGTATTAAATAAAATCAATCAGAGCGACCGTAAAGTGAAATTTGAGGTTAATGACAGAGTTGTAACTGTAATATATCAACCATAA
- a CDS encoding SusC/RagA family TonB-linked outer membrane protein, with protein sequence MSKISGLSFQRRGWALYACWAPILLIFLLLHGTVVSAQSNYVLSQKVSYKVTNLPMGKALKELRTKAKLKLSYNTALISQQPSVTIDVKDVSLGELLKKLLSNTNLVYELDPTGGITIYEKETPSAANILKDSRETRTSVVLMGRVTDPSGNPLSGVSIRANASKLMTVTQPDGLFTLVPYPNEEIIFSRLGMKSLVYNVKAGVEGLVEFKMDTVAREIKEVVVNGYQKIDPRLATGSVFKLKAADIIQPGVASVDQMLQGKVPGMMIVNTTGSVNGKPTIRLRGTSTLLGNAQPLWVIDGMVRPDPVDISSAVLNNMISSASQSNFELMGNAISGLNPYDIESITVLKDAAATAIYGTSAANGVIVVTTKRGKSGPAQVSYNTSVSYTGRPSYNRLNLMNSKERLEFSKQMQEDGIINSGVTTGVKENISYEGLLQDLYARNIDEATFNQKVAAMETRNTDWFKLLFRSQLSMQHSLSVSGGNDKTTYYASLNYTNFYGAATNDSKKTYGANVNLHSRLSKRLTLDVTLNSNFSNSTGYYRSANPLGYALQTNRGYSPDAFYPQRMSVNGDSYGYLDIRKQLNALNFNILNEIAHTENTSATNSTSLNVQLDYKIGHGWFFRNSSSAIINNASGMSAADDKSYYIANLRGWNYGETPDIKSIFFMGSVIPYGGIADMITSSSRMLRMVNTLEYSTSVFNNRDQVNFSIANEVSSQQGNSIYSTQPGYFPDRGKAFFPADVSRKQISNTTIMNDLQNTVSLFSTAAYNLMNRYIFSGTIRSDGSNRFGQYSNGKFLPNYSISGRWNAAAEKWFPVGAVISDLGFTVSYGTQGNVVSAVGPELIATYASNGSADSYTNVPYLRIKTLPYPNLRWEKTGQWNFGTNAFFLDGRLTLSVEYFRKKTVDVLDNIDIPLEYGRRMMYRNGSDLFNSGVDVSINATLIRRKYARFSMNFIAGKVINRVSDQAYLSNYAYLFTGTGHLAGKAVSGFYSYIFKGLDHNTGLPTFDKINQAKASIPDSFLVYSGQTFPKFSGSITPTFTYKSFSISASLYVSLGSSKRLNDPYLKAMEVGVLPAPYTNVTRDYFNRWRKPGDEQHTNVPAMMGMAPYEDYLIIPYATLDAQGLPLINKVNPYTAYNLSDIRVVRNDYLRCNAININYGIPASMLAKYYIKGATAGFSVNNVFTIANKQLHGQDPEIDGVGSSALPKMRQYAFSLSATF encoded by the coding sequence ATGAGTAAAATTTCCGGCTTGTCCTTCCAACGGAGGGGGTGGGCGTTGTATGCCTGCTGGGCACCTATTCTATTAATTTTCCTGCTGCTCCATGGTACTGTAGTATCTGCACAATCCAATTATGTTTTGTCGCAAAAGGTTTCCTATAAGGTTACCAACCTGCCTATGGGAAAGGCTTTGAAGGAACTTCGTACTAAAGCAAAGCTGAAGCTTTCGTATAACACAGCGCTGATCAGTCAACAGCCATCTGTAACCATTGATGTGAAAGACGTTTCACTGGGTGAGTTGTTAAAGAAACTTTTATCTAACACTAACCTTGTATATGAGCTGGACCCGACAGGTGGTATTACCATTTATGAAAAGGAAACGCCATCAGCGGCTAATATTTTGAAGGATAGCCGGGAAACGAGAACCTCGGTGGTGTTAATGGGAAGGGTGACAGATCCGAGCGGCAACCCGTTGTCCGGCGTCAGTATCCGGGCCAATGCCTCTAAGTTAATGACGGTAACTCAGCCAGACGGTCTTTTTACCCTGGTGCCTTATCCGAATGAAGAAATCATTTTTTCCAGGCTCGGGATGAAATCGCTGGTATACAATGTAAAGGCTGGTGTTGAAGGTTTGGTCGAATTTAAAATGGATACCGTTGCCAGGGAAATCAAAGAGGTAGTGGTAAATGGATACCAGAAAATTGATCCACGTTTGGCGACGGGTTCTGTTTTTAAATTGAAGGCAGCAGATATTATACAACCGGGAGTTGCCAGTGTAGATCAGATGTTGCAGGGAAAAGTACCCGGTATGATGATCGTGAATACAACGGGTAGCGTAAATGGAAAACCTACCATCAGGTTGCGTGGTACGTCTACGTTGCTGGGAAATGCTCAGCCTTTATGGGTGATAGACGGTATGGTTCGCCCTGACCCGGTAGACATCTCTTCTGCAGTATTAAATAATATGATCAGCAGTGCTTCTCAATCGAATTTCGAATTGATGGGCAATGCGATCAGTGGATTAAATCCTTATGATATTGAGAGTATTACAGTACTGAAAGATGCGGCAGCTACTGCTATTTATGGGACCAGTGCTGCGAATGGCGTCATTGTGGTGACTACCAAACGTGGTAAATCGGGGCCTGCACAAGTGTCATATAATACCAGTGTAAGTTATACCGGGCGGCCTTCTTACAATAGATTGAATTTGATGAATTCCAAAGAGCGCCTGGAATTTTCAAAGCAGATGCAGGAAGATGGAATTATAAATAGTGGCGTCACGACAGGTGTAAAAGAAAATATTTCCTACGAAGGTTTGTTGCAGGATTTGTATGCAAGAAATATTGATGAGGCAACTTTTAACCAAAAAGTGGCTGCCATGGAAACCCGTAATACAGACTGGTTTAAGCTTCTATTCAGAAGCCAGCTGAGTATGCAGCATTCATTGAGCGTAAGTGGAGGAAATGATAAAACCACTTATTATGCCTCATTGAACTATACCAACTTTTACGGCGCTGCTACCAATGATAGTAAAAAAACCTATGGTGCAAATGTCAATCTTCATTCCCGTTTGAGTAAGCGGCTGACTTTGGATGTTACGCTCAACAGTAACTTCAGTAATTCCACTGGTTATTACAGGTCGGCTAATCCATTGGGATATGCTTTACAAACCAACAGGGGATATAGTCCGGATGCTTTTTATCCGCAGAGAATGTCAGTTAATGGGGATTCTTATGGCTACCTGGATATCAGGAAGCAGTTAAATGCATTGAATTTTAATATCCTGAATGAGATAGCGCATACAGAAAATACCAGCGCTACCAATTCAACCAGTTTGAATGTGCAGTTAGATTATAAGATTGGCCATGGCTGGTTTTTCCGTAACAGTTCGAGTGCTATCATTAATAATGCCAGTGGCATGTCTGCGGCTGATGATAAATCTTATTACATCGCCAATCTGAGAGGATGGAATTATGGAGAGACCCCGGATATCAAGAGTATTTTTTTTATGGGTTCAGTCATTCCTTATGGTGGGATTGCTGATATGATTACCTCTTCCAGCAGAATGTTGAGGATGGTCAATACACTGGAATATAGCACCAGTGTATTTAATAACAGGGACCAGGTCAATTTTTCCATTGCTAATGAAGTAAGCAGCCAGCAAGGTAATAGTATCTATTCTACACAGCCTGGTTATTTTCCTGACAGAGGCAAGGCATTCTTTCCTGCAGATGTATCCAGGAAGCAGATAAGTAATACTACTATTATGAATGATCTGCAAAACACCGTTTCATTATTCAGCACGGCAGCGTATAATCTGATGAACCGCTACATTTTTAGTGGAACGATCAGAAGTGATGGCTCTAACCGATTCGGTCAATATTCAAACGGAAAATTTTTACCTAACTACAGTATTTCCGGACGTTGGAACGCCGCAGCAGAAAAGTGGTTCCCGGTTGGTGCTGTTATCAGTGATTTAGGATTCACCGTATCTTATGGTACACAAGGAAATGTGGTGAGTGCGGTAGGACCTGAGCTCATTGCTACTTATGCGTCAAATGGATCGGCGGATAGCTATACCAATGTTCCATATCTCCGTATCAAAACATTGCCATATCCTAATCTGCGCTGGGAAAAAACCGGCCAGTGGAACTTTGGTACCAATGCATTCTTTCTGGATGGGCGCCTGACATTATCAGTTGAATACTTCCGGAAAAAAACGGTAGACGTACTGGATAATATAGATATACCACTGGAATACGGGAGAAGAATGATGTATCGGAATGGCAGTGATTTATTCAATAGTGGTGTGGATGTTTCCATCAATGCTACGCTTATCAGAAGAAAGTATGCCAGATTTTCGATGAATTTTATCGCTGGTAAGGTCATTAACCGGGTATCTGATCAGGCCTATCTCAGTAATTATGCTTATTTATTTACCGGAACCGGGCACCTTGCAGGCAAGGCGGTATCAGGATTCTATTCCTATATTTTCAAAGGGTTAGATCATAATACCGGATTGCCAACTTTTGATAAAATAAACCAGGCTAAAGCCAGTATACCGGATTCATTCCTGGTGTATTCCGGACAGACCTTTCCGAAATTCTCCGGTAGTATCACACCTACCTTCACCTACAAATCTTTTTCTATCAGTGCATCGCTCTATGTTAGCCTTGGAAGTAGCAAACGCCTGAATGATCCTTATCTGAAGGCAATGGAGGTAGGCGTTCTTCCTGCACCTTATACCAATGTGACACGTGATTATTTTAATCGCTGGAGAAAGCCTGGTGATGAGCAACATACCAATGTTCCCGCGATGATGGGTATGGCGCCATATGAAGACTATTTAATAATACCATATGCTACGTTGGACGCGCAGGGATTGCCATTAATCAATAAGGTTAATCCTTATACCGCGTATAATTTATCGGATATAAGAGTGGTGCGTAATGATTATCTCCGCTGTAATGCCATCAATATCAATTACGGTATTCCGGCGTCTATGCTGGCGAAATATTACATAAAAGGTGCTACTGCCGGATTTTCAGTAAATAATGTATTTACCATTGCCAACAAACAGCTGCATGGTCAGGATCCTGAAATTGACGGCGTTGGCAGTTCTGCACTGCCAAAGATGAGACAATACGCCTTTTCATTGAGCGCGACATTCTAA
- a CDS encoding RagB/SusD family nutrient uptake outer membrane protein: MKKLILLLLGTLSLMSCKKFLREYSQTEVTPKTAADFGEILYTEGYPVGSQLLQPWMVYLTDDVQCYYAPFIAGEAGTARDFYQWQPNFDNTAPSKGYPTVDTWEAYYRVLLGTNVALQYLDKSIGTQAEKDQYKGEAYTLRAFYHFMLVNIYGKPYNDSTTTPDKSPGVPLRLSANLSDQYLARSTVKEVYEQVEKDLDSAIYLMELHKSKVEAYRISYLAAHLLASRVYLYEEKWDQAISHAAVVIKDHPQLMDYNEWIGIDDIFAKPLTGRANIETIWCYGNVNEQSLPPYGTCYNISHDLANCFEPADLRAQVSIMQTPDELKSIFAFDYSSQKNLTGGLTGDNGLTNTWRSSEAYLNIAEAYIQMYRMKGDATAGSKGLQALNTLRQGRFMPADFKPWTLLPATEMLDSCRSERRRELYAEECHRWFDLRRYGMPSITHAYLPAAGVTEYYKLQRRDPQYIMSIPQSAMTRNPALTPNPTISGLRKAE, translated from the coding sequence ATGAAGAAACTGATATTGCTACTTCTGGGAACTTTAAGTTTAATGTCGTGTAAAAAATTCCTGCGGGAATATTCACAAACAGAAGTTACTCCTAAAACTGCGGCCGACTTTGGAGAGATCCTCTATACAGAAGGATATCCGGTAGGAAGTCAGCTCTTACAACCATGGATGGTTTATCTGACAGATGATGTGCAATGTTATTATGCGCCCTTTATAGCTGGTGAAGCGGGCACAGCACGCGATTTCTATCAGTGGCAACCCAACTTCGATAACACGGCTCCTTCAAAAGGATATCCCACTGTAGATACCTGGGAAGCGTATTACAGGGTATTGCTGGGCACCAACGTTGCATTGCAGTACCTCGATAAATCAATCGGTACACAGGCAGAGAAAGATCAGTATAAAGGGGAAGCCTATACGTTAAGGGCATTTTATCATTTTATGCTCGTAAATATTTATGGCAAACCCTATAACGATTCTACTACTACCCCTGACAAGAGCCCGGGTGTTCCGTTAAGATTATCCGCCAATTTATCTGATCAGTACCTGGCAAGGAGTACCGTGAAAGAAGTCTATGAGCAGGTCGAAAAGGACCTGGATAGTGCCATATATCTGATGGAGCTGCATAAAAGTAAAGTAGAAGCCTATAGGATCTCCTACCTGGCAGCTCATCTCCTGGCGAGCAGGGTATATCTCTATGAAGAAAAATGGGATCAGGCAATCAGCCATGCAGCGGTGGTTATCAAAGACCATCCGCAGCTGATGGATTATAATGAATGGATTGGCATAGACGATATATTCGCCAAGCCATTAACAGGAAGAGCTAATATAGAAACGATATGGTGTTATGGAAATGTAAATGAACAGAGCCTGCCGCCATATGGTACCTGCTATAATATTTCGCATGATCTGGCTAATTGTTTTGAGCCAGCTGATTTGAGAGCCCAGGTATCCATTATGCAGACGCCGGATGAATTGAAGTCTATTTTTGCCTTTGACTATTCCTCCCAGAAAAATCTGACGGGTGGGTTAACTGGTGATAATGGTCTCACAAATACCTGGAGAAGTTCAGAAGCCTACCTGAATATTGCAGAGGCTTACATACAGATGTACCGCATGAAGGGAGATGCAACAGCGGGTAGTAAAGGTTTGCAGGCTTTGAATACGCTGCGACAGGGCAGGTTTATGCCGGCAGACTTTAAACCATGGACATTATTGCCTGCCACTGAAATGCTGGATAGCTGCAGATCGGAGAGACGCCGGGAACTGTATGCAGAGGAATGTCACCGCTGGTTTGATCTGAGAAGATACGGCATGCCATCTATCACACATGCTTATCTGCCTGCCGCAGGCGTTACCGAATATTACAAATTGCAACGCCGCGATCCGCAGTATATCATGTCCATACCGCAAAGCGCTATGACCAGAAACCCTGCATTAACACCAAACCCGACTATCTCAGGATTGAGAAAAGCAGAATAA